From Virgibacillus ihumii, the proteins below share one genomic window:
- a CDS encoding YlaH-like family protein, which translates to MNTNFSPLFDFVVEHFHGHELAIFYFANLIFAAIAYKLGFARQLPLLKSVLVYILLAFGSIIITFFSVVGYPITESLIIMSLILGIYRFRLHKERKRKYETKEKI; encoded by the coding sequence ATGAATACAAATTTCAGTCCGCTTTTTGACTTTGTTGTTGAACATTTTCATGGTCATGAGTTAGCTATATTTTATTTTGCAAATTTAATTTTTGCAGCAATTGCCTATAAACTGGGGTTTGCCCGTCAATTGCCATTATTAAAATCTGTTCTGGTATACATATTGCTTGCGTTTGGATCAATTATTATTACTTTTTTCAGTGTGGTGGGATATCCGATTACCGAGAGTCTGATTATCATGTCTCTAATTCTGGGCATTTACCGGTTTCGTTTGCATAAGGAGCGGAAAAGGAAATATGAAACAAAAGAAAAGATCTAA
- a CDS encoding inositol monophosphatase family protein → MELETRNTLYNQAKEWVMEAGSIIRDQIGAPLEINTKSNPNDLVTTMDKNTEYFFVSRIKRAFPDHLIISEEGYGDDLKNLKGTVWIIDPIDGTMNFVHQKRNFAISVGIYHDGIGEIGLVYNVMDDILYSAKRGEGAYKNDFNLPMLPADRKITESIIGMNHYWLCENRLVDEKVMEHFVRTIRGTRLYGSAALEFAYVAEGIIDGYISMSLAPWDIAAGCVIVNEVGGISTNAWGEDINFLGKNTIVACNPAIQRRIIDDYLQKGRK, encoded by the coding sequence ATGGAATTGGAAACACGCAATACATTATACAATCAAGCTAAAGAATGGGTTATGGAAGCTGGATCGATTATAAGAGATCAAATTGGTGCTCCTCTTGAAATTAACACGAAATCAAACCCGAACGACCTTGTAACAACGATGGATAAGAATACAGAATATTTTTTTGTCAGCCGTATAAAACGTGCCTTTCCGGATCATCTGATTATCAGTGAGGAAGGATACGGTGATGATTTAAAGAATTTAAAAGGAACGGTTTGGATTATTGATCCGATAGATGGAACGATGAATTTCGTCCACCAGAAAAGAAATTTTGCTATCTCCGTAGGTATTTATCATGATGGAATTGGTGAAATTGGCCTTGTTTATAATGTGATGGATGATATTTTGTACAGTGCCAAGCGAGGGGAGGGGGCGTATAAAAATGACTTTAATTTGCCAATGCTTCCTGCTGACAGGAAAATAACTGAATCTATCATCGGAATGAACCATTATTGGTTATGTGAAAACAGGCTGGTTGATGAAAAAGTAATGGAGCATTTCGTCAGGACGATTCGAGGCACACGTCTTTATGGATCTGCCGCATTGGAGTTCGCTTATGTAGCGGAAGGAATTATTGACGGGTATATCTCCATGAGTCTGGCCCCTTGGGACATTGCTGCCGGGTGCGTAATTGTCAATGAAGTGGGGGGCATTTCGACAAATGCATGGGGTGAAGATATTAATTTTCTCGGCAAAAATACAATCGTTGCATGTAATCCCGCGATCCAGCGACGGATTATTGATGATTATTTGCAAAAAGGGAGAAAGTGA
- a CDS encoding DUF5325 family protein: protein MNRILLLTIEEVSSLKNINIPMLLLATLVILMFVLVGIAIAFRNIWFVLLFILLGFGFMGFGLSLKRKRK from the coding sequence GTGAATAGAATATTACTGCTTACGATTGAAGAGGTGTCATCATTGAAAAATATCAACATACCGATGCTGTTATTGGCAACTTTAGTAATTCTTATGTTTGTTTTAGTCGGAATTGCGATTGCCTTTCGCAACATCTGGTTCGTACTTTTATTTATCTTATTAGGCTTCGGTTTTATGGGATTTGGACTATCACTCAAACGCAAAAGAAAGTGA
- a CDS encoding YktB family protein, whose amino-acid sequence MGFRGFSKNDFNAFQINGLDSRMEAIQERIQPKFKAIGEKLSDNLEDMTGHDMYVHIAQHARRTVNPPNDTWMAFCHNKRGYKKHPHFQIGLFDDHLFMWLAYIYELPDKQHFAETFLEHIDDIKETIPGDFVISQDHMKKDATALSDIDLEKALTRFKNVKKAEFLIGKHITPTDPVLKSGKAFINEAEETFQKLAPLYRISME is encoded by the coding sequence ATGGGTTTCAGAGGATTTTCAAAAAACGACTTTAACGCGTTTCAGATTAATGGCTTAGATAGCCGAATGGAAGCAATTCAGGAACGCATTCAGCCAAAATTCAAAGCAATCGGTGAAAAACTGTCGGACAATCTTGAAGACATGACAGGTCATGATATGTACGTTCATATAGCCCAGCATGCCAGAAGAACGGTGAACCCGCCAAATGACACCTGGATGGCATTCTGTCATAATAAGCGCGGCTACAAAAAACATCCGCATTTTCAAATTGGGTTATTTGATGACCACTTGTTTATGTGGCTTGCCTACATTTATGAACTGCCGGACAAGCAGCATTTTGCAGAGACATTCCTGGAACATATAGATGATATAAAAGAAACCATCCCAGGTGATTTTGTTATTTCGCAGGATCATATGAAAAAAGATGCAACGGCTTTATCTGATATTGATTTGGAGAAAGCACTCACCCGTTTTAAAAATGTAAAAAAAGCTGAATTCCTGATTGGAAAACATATCACTCCAACTGACCCTGTATTGAAATCCGGAAAAGCATTTATTAACGAGGCAGAAGAAACATTCCAAAAACTTGCGCCACTCTATAGAATTTCTATGGAGTAA
- a CDS encoding YlaI family protein produces MKVKCVLCDTIQDIDSQSLKAKRLRNRRIHMYLCRECDQRISVKTKQRHATGKFHLYEEKKKSDSLI; encoded by the coding sequence ATGAAGGTGAAATGTGTTCTATGTGATACTATTCAAGATATAGATAGTCAGTCGTTAAAGGCAAAACGGTTAAGGAATCGCAGAATTCATATGTATTTGTGCCGTGAGTGTGATCAACGAATCAGTGTAAAAACAAAACAACGACATGCAACTGGTAAATTTCACTTATATGAAGAAAAAAAGAAAAGCGACAGTCTAATCTAA